The following nucleotide sequence is from Gymnodinialimonas sp. 202GB13-11.
AACGAGACGGTTGGGAAAGTGACTTTGGCAGAATAACGCCTCGGTCGACCTAGAATGAACGGGCCCTCGGCGATGCTGGGGGCCTTTTTCGTGTATGGCGGCGCTAGCGTTCGTAGGTCAGCACGGATCCGTCGGAGAGCGCGAAATCCTCGGTATGGACCACGACCGTGTTCTTGAGCGCCAAGAGGATGCCGTAGGCGCCGGGCTCATCAACGCTGTCTGCGAAGGTGCCTTGGCCAAGGATCATCGGGATTTGGTGGCACGGGCTTTTGAGGATCGAGACGGGCAGGCCATCGGCCGAGGCGTGAATCGTGCGGTGGATATGGCCGCAGATCAGGTGTTTGACATGCGGGGCCGCGTGCAGGCGCGACAGCAGGTCATCGGCATTGGCCAGACCAATCGCATCCATTGCCCAGAAGCCCACGGGGCAGGGTGGGTGGTGGCACATGACAACGACGCTTTTGCCGTCTGACGCGGCGCGGGCCAATTCCCCGTCAAGCCAGGCCAGCCGTGTGGCGCAGAGATAGCCGTCATGCTCTAACGGGGCCTGCCCGTCGTAATCATGGGTGTCGAGGATCAGCAGTCGCAGGGGGCCGAGGTCGAGCGCGGATTGCACGAAGCCATTTCGGTCCAGCGCATCGGGAAAGACTGCATGCAGATTGTCGCGCAGGTCGTGGTTGCCCATGGTCACGGTGATCGGAATGGGACAATCAGCCAAGGCGGGCGCGAGGCGGGCATATTCCGCGGGCGTGCCGTTATGGGTCAGGTCCCC
It contains:
- a CDS encoding metallophosphoesterase, which encodes MGEHFDKALIFTDLHIVPEGETIIDLDPLDRFREGLAHALARHPDARHLILLGDLTHNGTPAEYARLAPALADCPIPITVTMGNHDLRDNLHAVFPDALDRNGFVQSALDLGPLRLLILDTHDYDGQAPLEHDGYLCATRLAWLDGELARAASDGKSVVVMCHHPPCPVGFWAMDAIGLANADDLLSRLHAAPHVKHLICGHIHRTIHASADGLPVSILKSPCHQIPMILGQGTFADSVDEPGAYGILLALKNTVVVHTEDFALSDGSVLTYER